The nucleotide window TGAAGTGGACCTCGTAATCGAGGCTGGTGAAGCCGTGGTCGGAAGCGACGATCATGGTGACGTCGTCCGGCAACGCCTCGCGCAGGCGGCCGATGTAGTCGTCGATCTTCTGGTAGAACTCGAGGAACTCGTCTTTGTACTCGCCGTCGCGCTCGTAGTCCTTGAACAGGAAGTGGTTGACCCGGTCGGTCGTCATGAAGACGCCGAAAAACAGGTCCCAGTCGTCTTCCTCGATGTAGTGTTTGAACGCCTCGAAACGGGCGTCGACCGTCGCGTGGGCGTCCTCGATGAACTCGGTTTTATCTTCTTGATGGCCGAGTTTCGGATTGACATCGATCCGATAGTCCAGCGTCTCGAGGTAGTCACGGACGTCGTCCGGATACGCTGCCTTGTCCAGTCCGGGAGAGAGAAAGCCCGAGACCATCCGCTGGACGTTTCGCTGTGGTGGGAACGTAACTGGCACATTCATCACGGTCGCCTTTCGGCCTTCCTCTTGGACGCGGTCCCAGACGCGGTTGGCCTGGACCTCACGGCCCATCGGGACGTAGGTATCGTAGGTGCCGACCTCGCGGTCCTGAAAGCCGTACACGCCCGTTTCACCGGGATTCATTCCAGTGGTCAGCGACGGCCAGCAGGCGCTCGATTCCGGCGGTACGATGCTCGAAATTTCGCTTGCTGTCCCGTCGTCGGCGAGCGCAGCGAAGTTCGGAAACAGTTCTTCGTTCTCCGAGAGGAGACTGTACGGCACGCCGTCGACCCCGATAAATGCGACTCTGGGGGCTCCGTCACCCCGCAATCGATCGAACAGACCCATGGACGGACGTAGTTCGACCGCATACAAGAAGGTTCGTTTCGAGACAGTCTCTTGAGAAGGTCGGTATCGCTCCAGCCGACGACTGACCAAGCTGACGACCCACTCGTTTCAACCCGCGTCCGATCGGCGTTACACGTTCCGAGCTACGTTTCGGACTCGTCTCGCTCGATCGACTCGAAGTTCGTGGGGACGACCGTCAGGTGAGCCATGCCGACACCGGAGTCGTCGGCGTCGTCAGCTCGGGACGTTCGTGGGGACGGGTTGGTTGCTGCCATAACGAGTGGATTTACTCCGTCTACCCGGATAAAATTACCCATGCTCATAATGCATGAGCGAATCGGCAGCGTATAACTCCGATGAATCGGGTGGTGGCAGCGACGACAGAAGTCCGACCGACTCACACACCGTCCGCAACCGTCAGGAGTGCTGTGGACGCGTTCGCATCAACTCGAGCGCTGCTCTGGCCCAGCGGTTTTCCGTGGCAGTTGTGTGCACGGCCGATCAAAAAGTATTTTCGTAATCGAGTGTCACGTTCAAAATGACGGTCACTGGATAACAAAGATCCGCGAACCGAGTACACACCACCGGTATTCGGTATGCAGCGGTCGATCGGCCATTGGCTGCTCGACTTTGCTGAACAAATAGTTGGCAAGTCTTAAATAGTCTGGTGACATTTACGAAACTATGTCAGAGGCACAATCAATCAGCGGCGAACAGAGTATTGCACGCGAACTTACCGCATTTCAGAACAATATTCTCGTCATCCTCGCCAAGGAGCCGATGTACGGACTGGCGATCAAACGGGAACTCGAGGACTACTACGGGACGGAAGTAAACCACGGGCGACTCTACCCCAACCTCGACGAACTCGTCGACCTCGGCCTCGTGGAGAAAAGCGAACTCGACAAGCGAACCAACCAGTACTCGCTGACCGACGACGGCTACGAAGCCGTCCTCGATGGCATTCAGTGGACGCTCTCGAAGGTCGTTACGGGCGACGACCGCGCCGACGAAA belongs to Natronorubrum aibiense and includes:
- a CDS encoding alkaline phosphatase family protein, producing the protein MGLFDRLRGDGAPRVAFIGVDGVPYSLLSENEELFPNFAALADDGTASEISSIVPPESSACWPSLTTGMNPGETGVYGFQDREVGTYDTYVPMGREVQANRVWDRVQEEGRKATVMNVPVTFPPQRNVQRMVSGFLSPGLDKAAYPDDVRDYLETLDYRIDVNPKLGHQEDKTEFIEDAHATVDARFEAFKHYIEEDDWDLFFGVFMTTDRVNHFLFKDYERDGEYKDEFLEFYQKIDDYIGRLREALPDDVTMIVASDHGFTSLDYEVHFNEWLREEGWLSFATDEPEELGDIADDTTAYSFIPGRFYINLEGREPRGSVPEEEYDEVRDQLKADLEALEGPNGNKVVERVVEKETAFRGDHDDIAPDLVAIPSKGFDLKSGFKADSDIFTTGPRNGMHSFDNTSLYIDDADATIDDADLFDITPTILELMDIEYSRGEFDGASLV
- a CDS encoding PadR family transcriptional regulator, whose product is MSEAQSISGEQSIARELTAFQNNILVILAKEPMYGLAIKRELEDYYGTEVNHGRLYPNLDELVDLGLVEKSELDKRTNQYSLTDDGYEAVLDGIQWTLSKVVTGDDRADEIGEIVENSY